The window TTAAAACCTTTTTACAAAAATAAAGATATAGGAAAATATGAGGTTTCTAAAAAACCACCGTTTTGGATAATATATTTGAATGGAAAATCAGAGCTCGATGATAAATTGATGAACTATCTTTTAGAATATAAAGGTAAATTATCTTTAAGAAGAGAGGTTGTCAATAATAGAATAAATTGGTGGGAGCTCCAATGGGCAAGAGATGAGGAGATATTTTTAAAACCCAAAATTGTTGTTAGACAAAGATGTAAAACAAATAACTTTGGATATACAGAAGATCCTTTTTATAGTAGTGCTGATGTATATTATTTGACGGCTAAAAATCCAGAGATAAATTTATTTTATATTCTTGGTTATTTAAACTCGAAAGTTTTTTATTATTGGTTTAATTATATCGGTAAGAAAAAAGGAAAGAATTTAGAGTTTTATTCAACCCCTTTAAAAGAGTGTCCGTTGTATTATCCAAATGAAGAGAGTGAGATCAAGGTGATTGTTGATTTAGTTAGAAAACAACTTGAGAGTTATAGTGAAGATATTCAAAAAGAGATAGATCTTTATTTTAGTAAGATTATGAATATAGATATAAGGGAGGAGCAATGAGCTCCTCCCTTCAGTTTTATTTTATGATTTTAATTATAATGCTTTTATGTCATTAGCGATAAATTGTGCTTTAGCACCAAATATAGCTTGAACTCCATTTTGTCCAACTTTTAAAACTCCAGAAGCTCCTAATCTTTTTAACTCAGCGTCATTAACGATTGAAGAATCTTTAACTTCAAGTCTTAATCTTGTGATACAAGCATCAACAGAGATTATGTTTTCTTTTCCACCAAGAGCAGCAAGAACTAAAGCAGCTAATTCGCTTCCTTCAGCTTTTGGTGCATCATCAAGATCAGATCCAACTTCTCTTCCAGGAGTAGCTAAATTGAACTTTCTAATGAAGAATCTGAATCCGAAGTAGTAAATAACAGAGAATCCTAATCCAACAACGATAACCATTGGCCAGTTAGTTTTGAATCCTTCAGTTCCAGGTAAAACACCGAACATTATATAGTCAATAACTCCACCAGAGAATGTCATACCAATTCTAACTTTAAACATATTCATTAACATGAATGATAATCCTGCGAATACACAGTGAATTCCATAAAGGATTGGTGCAACGAATAGGAACGAGAACTCTAAAGGTTCAGTTATTCCAGTTAAGAATGAAGTAAGAGCAGCAGAGAATAGAATTCCAGCAGCCATTTTCTTGTTTTCAGACTTAGCTTCGTGATACATAGCAAGAGCAGCAGCAGGTAATCCAAACATCATGAATGGGAACTTACCAGTTAAGAACTTACCAGCTCCAGCGTAAGTAGCTGAATCGAATGAGTGAACTCCATCTTTAAACATTGCGAACCAAATTGCTTGGTCTCCGTTAACAATTTGTCCAGCAGCATTTGTATATTCCCCAAATTGGTACCAGAATGGTGAGTAGAAAATGTGGTGTAATCCGAATGGGATTAACGCTCTTTCTGTTATACCAAATAGTAATGTAGAAATATTTGTATTTGTCTCATTAGCTAAGAAAGAAAGTTGAGCAAGTCCAGCTTGAACTGGTTGCCAGATGTAAGGCATTGCTAAACCTACTAAGAAAGCAAGAACAGCAGTCATAATAGGAACTAATCTTTTACCAGCAAAGAATCCTAAGAAAGCAGGTAATTCTGTTCT of the Cetobacterium sp. ZOR0034 genome contains:
- the ptsG gene encoding glucose-specific PTS transporter subunit IIBC, encoding MKLFAEVQKIGKALMTPVAILPAAGIFLAAGNKLGIPLMEQAGGIIFGNLPLLFAVGAAIGLVGGDGIAALAAIVALLIMNTTMGSLTDAANGIAAGNPAFAEVLGIPTLQTGVFGGLIAGIIAAICYKKFYRTELPAFLGFFAGKRLVPIMTAVLAFLVGLAMPYIWQPVQAGLAQLSFLANETNTNISTLLFGITERALIPFGLHHIFYSPFWYQFGEYTNAAGQIVNGDQAIWFAMFKDGVHSFDSATYAGAGKFLTGKFPFMMFGLPAAALAMYHEAKSENKKMAAGILFSAALTSFLTGITEPLEFSFLFVAPILYGIHCVFAGLSFMLMNMFKVRIGMTFSGGVIDYIMFGVLPGTEGFKTNWPMVIVVGLGFSVIYYFGFRFFIRKFNLATPGREVGSDLDDAPKAEGSELAALVLAALGGKENIISVDACITRLRLEVKDSSIVNDAELKRLGASGVLKVGQNGVQAIFGAKAQFIANDIKAL